A DNA window from Allokutzneria albata contains the following coding sequences:
- the dnaA gene encoding chromosomal replication initiator protein DnaA → MSDNHDLALIWDRVVQELSAGTLTRQQRAWMQITRPIGLLDGTALLAAPSDFAKDAIERSLRGPITAALSRHLGGTVSLAVKVDTAQPTAPVVSPPPGIAAGPGLPVPPETASEITRPLPVITEDGEEEVDEEREALATVNEIWPTFNGQAPEGGLAGQPFTAPRHGPPTSQTKLNEKYTFDTFVIGASNRFAHAAAVAVAEAPARAYNPLFVWGESGLGKTHLLHAVGHYAQRLFPGMRVRYVSTEEFTNDFINSLRDDRKVAFQRRYRDVDILLVDDIQFLEGKEGTQEEFFHTFNTLHNANKQIVVSSDRPPKRLETLEDRLRTRFEWGLITDVQPPELETRIAILRKKAAQDRLNVPAEVLEFIAARVERNIRELEGALIRVTAFASLNRQQVDTQLAEIVLRDLIPDSHAPEITAPTIMAVTAEFFTLTIDDLCGPGKTKALAGARQIAMYLCRELTDLSLPKIGQTFGGRDHTTVMHADKKIRKEMAERRRTYDQVQELTSRIKMRAKG, encoded by the coding sequence GTGTCCGACAACCACGATCTGGCTCTGATCTGGGACCGGGTCGTCCAGGAGCTGTCCGCAGGCACCCTGACCAGGCAGCAGCGCGCGTGGATGCAGATCACCAGGCCGATCGGCCTGCTTGACGGCACCGCCCTGCTCGCCGCCCCGAGCGACTTCGCCAAGGACGCCATCGAGCGCAGCCTGCGCGGCCCGATCACCGCGGCGCTGTCCCGCCACCTCGGCGGCACCGTCTCGCTCGCGGTCAAAGTGGACACCGCCCAGCCGACCGCGCCGGTGGTCAGCCCTCCGCCGGGGATCGCGGCGGGCCCCGGCCTCCCCGTGCCACCGGAGACCGCGTCGGAGATCACCCGCCCGCTCCCGGTCATCACCGAGGACGGCGAGGAGGAGGTCGACGAGGAGCGCGAGGCGCTGGCCACGGTCAACGAGATCTGGCCGACCTTCAACGGCCAGGCGCCCGAGGGCGGGCTCGCCGGCCAGCCGTTCACCGCGCCCCGGCACGGACCGCCGACCTCGCAGACCAAGCTCAACGAGAAGTACACCTTCGACACCTTCGTCATCGGCGCCTCCAACCGCTTCGCCCACGCGGCGGCGGTCGCGGTGGCCGAGGCACCCGCGCGCGCCTACAACCCCCTGTTCGTCTGGGGGGAGTCCGGGCTGGGCAAGACCCACCTGCTGCACGCGGTCGGGCACTACGCGCAGCGGCTGTTCCCCGGGATGCGCGTGCGCTACGTGTCGACCGAGGAGTTCACCAACGACTTCATCAACTCCCTGCGCGACGACCGCAAGGTCGCCTTCCAGCGCCGCTACCGGGACGTCGACATCCTGCTCGTCGACGACATCCAGTTCCTGGAGGGCAAGGAAGGCACGCAGGAGGAGTTCTTCCACACCTTCAACACGCTGCACAACGCGAACAAGCAGATCGTGGTCTCCTCGGACCGGCCGCCGAAGCGGCTGGAGACGCTGGAGGACCGGCTGCGCACGCGCTTCGAGTGGGGTCTGATCACCGACGTCCAGCCGCCCGAGCTGGAGACGCGGATCGCGATCCTCCGCAAGAAGGCCGCACAGGACCGGCTGAACGTGCCCGCCGAGGTGCTGGAGTTCATCGCGGCCCGGGTGGAGCGCAACATCCGCGAGCTGGAGGGCGCGCTGATCCGGGTGACGGCCTTCGCCTCGCTCAACCGGCAGCAGGTGGACACCCAGCTCGCCGAGATCGTGCTGCGCGACCTGATCCCCGACTCGCACGCGCCGGAGATCACCGCGCCGACGATCATGGCGGTCACCGCGGAGTTCTTCACGCTGACCATCGACGACCTCTGCGGCCCCGGGAAGACCAAGGCGCTCGCAGGAGCCCGGCAGATCGCGATGTACCTGTGCCGCGAGCTGACCGACCTCTCGCTGCCGAAGATCGGGCAGACCTTCGGCGGCCGCGACCACACCACCGTGATGCACGCGGACAAGAAGATCCGCAAGGAGATGGCGGAGCGCCGCCGCACCTACGACCAGGTGCAGGAGCTGACCTCGCGCATCAAGATGCGCGCCAAGGGCTGA
- the dnaN gene encoding DNA polymerase III subunit beta, whose protein sequence is MKIRVERDGLADAVAWVARSLPSRPPVPVLGGVLLDAGSGEDSSETLTISGFDYEVSAQVGVPAMVATGGKTLVSGRLLADITKSLPNQPVEIAVDGSRVSITCGSSKFSLPTMPVEDYPSLPNMPQLAGLLQAEVFAGAVSQVAVAAGKDDTLPMLTGVRLEIADSKLTLVATDRFRLAMREFEWEPSGSVETAVLVPARTMADAAKTLGGSGSKIELSLGSTDGLLGLAGSGRRTTTRLLDAEFPKYRQLLPSEHSAAAVIEVAKLVEAIKRVSLVAERGTQVRLEFSESGLRLTAGGDDEGSAEEELAVELTGEPLTIAFNPGYLLDGLGALHTDRAQLEFTSSKRPALIKPVGEDGDVLPGYVYLLMPVRLPD, encoded by the coding sequence ATGAAGATCCGCGTCGAGCGCGACGGCCTTGCCGACGCCGTCGCCTGGGTCGCTCGCAGCCTGCCCTCGCGGCCGCCGGTGCCGGTCCTCGGTGGTGTGTTGCTGGACGCGGGCTCGGGCGAGGACTCCAGCGAGACCCTGACCATCTCCGGCTTCGACTACGAGGTCTCCGCCCAGGTCGGCGTCCCCGCGATGGTCGCGACCGGTGGCAAGACCCTGGTCTCCGGCCGGTTGCTGGCCGACATCACCAAGTCGCTGCCGAACCAGCCGGTGGAGATCGCCGTCGACGGCAGCCGGGTGAGCATCACCTGCGGCAGCTCGAAGTTCAGCCTGCCGACCATGCCGGTCGAGGACTACCCGTCGCTGCCGAACATGCCGCAGCTGGCCGGTCTGCTCCAAGCCGAGGTGTTCGCCGGGGCGGTCAGCCAGGTCGCGGTCGCCGCGGGCAAGGACGACACCCTGCCGATGCTGACCGGCGTCCGCCTGGAGATCGCCGACTCCAAGCTCACCCTCGTCGCCACCGACCGCTTCCGGCTGGCCATGCGCGAGTTCGAGTGGGAGCCGTCGGGCTCGGTGGAGACCGCGGTGCTGGTCCCGGCGCGCACCATGGCCGACGCGGCCAAGACCCTCGGCGGCTCCGGCAGCAAGATCGAGCTGTCCCTCGGCTCGACCGACGGACTGCTCGGCCTTGCCGGGTCCGGCCGCCGGACCACCACCCGGCTGCTGGACGCGGAGTTCCCGAAGTACCGCCAGCTGCTGCCGAGCGAGCACAGCGCCGCGGCCGTCATCGAGGTGGCGAAGCTGGTCGAGGCGATCAAGCGCGTCTCGCTGGTCGCCGAGCGCGGCACCCAGGTGCGGCTGGAGTTCAGCGAGTCCGGTCTGCGGCTGACCGCGGGCGGCGACGACGAGGGCAGCGCGGAGGAGGAGCTCGCCGTCGAGCTCACCGGTGAGCCGCTGACCATCGCGTTCAACCCCGGCTACCTGCTGGACGGCCTCGGCGCGCTGCACACCGACCGCGCCCAGCTGGAGTTCACCAGCTCCAAGCGCCCCGCGCTGATCAAGCCGGTCGGCGAGGACGGCGACGTGCTGCCCGGTTACGTGTACCTGCTCATGCCGGTTCGGCTGCCGGACTGA